The Coffea arabica cultivar ET-39 chromosome 4e, Coffea Arabica ET-39 HiFi, whole genome shotgun sequence genome includes a window with the following:
- the LOC113742951 gene encoding uncharacterized protein, which produces MPKDRRVNRLSSSQSRVSPYNRGSRDLNSNKLDASLPPSLDENEWEEARCPICMEHPHNAVLLICSSREKGCCPYMCDTSHRHSNCLDQYRKSSIPTADSTARPDDEFLTWMLYRNGGGNGGGRQTSLQPNSSLGVQALEHTCPLCRGQISGWIVIEAARKYMNTKVRSCSMESCDFIGNYDELRKHARCKHPSVRPSEADPQRQSDWARLERQRDLGDTLSAYQSQFGSDLDGDDPPGWYDLNQDDDPFEGHWSAGVFFDDFFSGIHSESEDEESVYGDTLIDLHSEVEFSFSFLNDLSFYPWDEGRSSGSARTGSSLLNRSTRSRSSPDYHPETLNRNWNESAPSRHSGNSSRPIARSRDMPSSSGPTAPSRHTSSSWRPTVPSFLRPSVPSRHIGNSLPANVPSTHSPSSLQPARDAPNSSRATAPSRHESSTSRPTAPSAAQRRQSYERRY; this is translated from the coding sequence ATGCCAAAAGATAGAAGGGTGAACCGGTTATCTTCTAGTCAGTCAAGGGTATCTCCTTATAATCGTGGCTCAAGAGATTTGAACAGCAACAAGTTGGATGCTTCTTTGCCACCTTCTTTAGATGAAAATGAGTGGGAAGAAGCTAGGTGTCCCATCTGTATGGAGCATCCGCACAATGCTGTCCTGTTAATCTGTTCATCTCGTGAAAAGGGTTGTTGTCCATATATGTGTGATACAAGCCACAGGCATTCAAATTGCCTCGATCAATATCGCAAATCATCAATTCCAACGGCAGATTCAACTGCTCGACCAGATGATGAATTTTTGACGTGGATGCTTTATCGTAATGGAGGTGGTAATGGGGGAGGGAGACAAACATCATTGCAGCCAAATAGTTCCTTAGGGGTACAAGCACTGGAACACACCTGCCCTCTTTGTCGGGGCCAGATCAGTGGATGGATTGTCATAGAGGCTGCTCGCAAGTACATGAATACCAAAGTAAGAAGTTGTTCTATGGAGTCGTGTGATTTCATTGGGAATTATGATGAACTAAGAAAGCATGCTAGGTGTAAACATCCTTCTGTCAGGCCCTCTGAGGCTGACCCACAGCGCCAATCTGACTGGGCAAGGCTGGAGCGCCAGAGGGATCTCGGAGACACCCTGAGTGCATACCAGTCACAGTTTGGATCTGACTTGGACGGAGATGACCCTCCTGGGTGGTATGACTTAAATCAAGATGATGATCCCTTTGAAGGGCACTGGTCAGCAGGTGTTTTCTTTGACGACTTCTTCAGTGGAATTCATTCCGAGTCTGAGGATGAAGAAAGTGTGTATGGTGACACGTTAATTGATTTGCATTCCGAAGTCGAattctctttttcatttttgaacGACTTATCTTTTTATCCTTGGGATGAGGGCAGAAGCTCTGGCAGTGCAAGAACTGGTAGTAGCTTGCTTAATAGATCTACAAGATCAAGATCAAGCCCCGATTATCACCCGGAGACTTTGAACCGAAACTGGAATGAAAGTGCGCCATCAAGACATAGCGGAAATTCTTCCCGACCAATTGCGCGATCAAGAGATATGCCAAGCTCTTCTGGACCAACTGCACCATCAAGACACACGTCAAGTTCTTGGAGACCAACTGTGCCATCCTTTTTGAGACCAAGCGTACCATCAAGACATATCGGAAATTCTTTGCCCGCAAATGTGCCATCGACACACTCCCCAAGTTCTTTGCAACCAGCTAGAGATGCCCCGAATTCTTCTCGAGCAACTGCGCCATCAAGGCACGAGTCCAGTACTTCACGACCAACTGCGCCAAGTGCTGCGCAACGGCGACAGTCGTATGAAAGGCGATATTAA
- the LOC113741483 gene encoding uncharacterized protein isoform X1: MAACGFGASGLKISSLNLGSARPKFSALQPLNGFPVGILKFNQFDGLEIVSARSRRAVAGCKFSASEAIYDSPEGIRSSNGASKLILNSFEVESLIKEVCDTTSIAELELKLGGFRLYVMRNLAVPTPASAPISVNTAIDVPNENGSASSTSLAISKSEPSPSDIQTSLVKAADEGLVMLQSPRVGFFRRSRTIKGKRAPPSCKKKQQVKEGQVLCFIEQLGGEIPIESDVSGEVVKILREDGEPVGYGDALIAILPSFPGIKNL; the protein is encoded by the exons ATGGCTGCAT GTGGTTTTGGGGCTTCAGGACTTAAGATATCAAGCTTGAATCTGGGTTCTGCCAGACCCAAGTTCAGTGCATTACAGCCCTTGAATGGTTTTCCAGTAGGAATTTTAAAATTCAATCAGTTTGATGGCTTGGAAATAGTATCGGCTAGGTCGAGAAGGGCTGTTGCAGGGTGCAAATTTTCAGCTTCTGAGGCTATCT ATGATTCTCCTGAAGGTATTAGATCCTCTAATGGAGCGAGCAAACTCATTCTGAATTCGTTCGAG GTGGAATCACTCATCAAGGAAGTATGTGATACAACCTCAATTGCGGAGCTTGAACTAAAA CTTGGTGGATTTAGACTGTATGTGATGAGGAACTTGGCTGTGCCAACTCCAGCTTCTGCTCCAATTAGTGTTAATACAGCCATTGATGTACCTAATGAGAATGGATCTGCGTCATCAACATCCTTGGCCATCTCCAAATCGGAACCTTCTCCAAGTGATATACAGACATCACTGGTTAAGGCAGCAGATGAAGGCCTTGTGATGCTTCAATCTCCAAGG GTGGGATTTTTTAGGAGATCAAGGACTATAAAGGGAAAGCGTGCTCCTCCGTCTTGTAAAAAG AAGCAACAGGTAAAAGAGGGCCAAGTGCTATGCTTCATTGAACAGCTGGGCGGCGAGATTCCTATCGAG TCTGACGTATCTGGAGAGGTTGTCAAAATACTTCGAGAAGACGGTG AACCTGTTGGATACGGTGATGCTCTTATTGCAATCCTTCCTTCATTCCCAGGGATAAAGAATCTCTAG
- the LOC113741483 gene encoding uncharacterized protein isoform X2 — protein MAACGFGASGLKISSLNLGSARPKFSALQPLNGFPVGILKFNQFDGLEIVSARSRRAVAGCKFSASEAILTITAKTDDSPEGIRSSNGASKLILNSFEVESLIKEVCDTTSIAELELKLGGFRLYVMRNLAVPTPASAPISVNTAIDVPNENGSASSTSLAISKSEPSPSDIQTSLVKAADEGLVMLQSPRVGFFRRSRTIKGKRAPPSCKKKQQVKEGQVLCFIEQLGGEIPIESDVSGEVVKILREDGEPVGYGDALIAILPSFPGIKNL, from the exons ATGGCTGCAT GTGGTTTTGGGGCTTCAGGACTTAAGATATCAAGCTTGAATCTGGGTTCTGCCAGACCCAAGTTCAGTGCATTACAGCCCTTGAATGGTTTTCCAGTAGGAATTTTAAAATTCAATCAGTTTGATGGCTTGGAAATAGTATCGGCTAGGTCGAGAAGGGCTGTTGCAGGGTGCAAATTTTCAGCTTCTGAGGCTATCT TGACGATCACTGCAAAAACAGATGATTCTCCTGAAGGTATTAGATCCTCTAATGGAGCGAGCAAACTCATTCTGAATTCGTTCGAG GTGGAATCACTCATCAAGGAAGTATGTGATACAACCTCAATTGCGGAGCTTGAACTAAAA CTTGGTGGATTTAGACTGTATGTGATGAGGAACTTGGCTGTGCCAACTCCAGCTTCTGCTCCAATTAGTGTTAATACAGCCATTGATGTACCTAATGAGAATGGATCTGCGTCATCAACATCCTTGGCCATCTCCAAATCGGAACCTTCTCCAAGTGATATACAGACATCACTGGTTAAGGCAGCAGATGAAGGCCTTGTGATGCTTCAATCTCCAAGG GTGGGATTTTTTAGGAGATCAAGGACTATAAAGGGAAAGCGTGCTCCTCCGTCTTGTAAAAAG AAGCAACAGGTAAAAGAGGGCCAAGTGCTATGCTTCATTGAACAGCTGGGCGGCGAGATTCCTATCGAG TCTGACGTATCTGGAGAGGTTGTCAAAATACTTCGAGAAGACGGTG AACCTGTTGGATACGGTGATGCTCTTATTGCAATCCTTCCTTCATTCCCAGGGATAAAGAATCTCTAG